A window of Sulfurovum riftiae contains these coding sequences:
- a CDS encoding sulfite exporter TauE/SafE family protein, with translation MVVELLLVGIFIGAMAGFFGIGGGMMLVPVLMAIGFDIKAAIGISIVQMVFASVFGSYLNWKKGSLILGEGIFVGLGGFLGGYAGGAVTHLVSDRVLQFLFLGILLFALLRLFFSKNHTDDSQTRTLNKGLLFAIGAVIGVFSITLGIGGSIILTPILVGLLHYPIKKAVSAGLFFVVFSSIAGLISRLMNGTIDFHNGLIVAVASLVGVALGIWLKDHVKDTHHKMALVVLYLFSTLILVEKMFF, from the coding sequence ATGGTAGTAGAACTCTTACTTGTCGGTATCTTTATTGGTGCGATGGCAGGCTTTTTCGGTATTGGCGGTGGGATGATGCTCGTACCGGTCCTTATGGCGATCGGATTTGACATCAAAGCTGCCATCGGTATCTCCATTGTACAGATGGTATTTGCCTCGGTCTTTGGTTCGTACCTGAACTGGAAAAAAGGTTCGCTCATCCTCGGCGAAGGGATCTTCGTCGGTTTGGGAGGTTTTTTGGGCGGATATGCCGGTGGTGCGGTGACACATCTGGTCTCCGACAGGGTACTTCAGTTCCTGTTCCTGGGCATTCTGCTCTTTGCGCTGCTGCGCCTTTTTTTCTCTAAAAACCATACGGATGATTCTCAGACCAGGACACTCAACAAAGGGCTGCTTTTTGCCATCGGTGCTGTCATAGGGGTCTTCTCGATCACTCTGGGGATCGGCGGTTCCATCATCCTGACGCCTATTCTTGTAGGTCTGTTGCATTACCCCATCAAAAAAGCGGTGAGTGCAGGGCTTTTCTTTGTGGTCTTCTCCTCCATTGCCGGGCTCATCAGCCGTCTCATGAACGGGACCATTGACTTCCATAACGGGCTCATTGTCGCTGTGGCATCACTGGTCGGTGTCGCTTTGGGCATCTGGCTCAAAGATCATGTCAAGGATACCCACCACAAAATGGCACTGGTCGTACTTTACTTATTTTCCACACTGATACTTGTCGAAAAGATGTTTTTCTGA
- a CDS encoding outer membrane protein — MIKKTVLSGITVLALGTAAIQAESTFYDPAPAYAPGTAGPYIGLGYSRASVDDNYFEFYPYDGYSVDAQIDFDSMMFQAGYKYNPYIAFEFRYWISVGDGDISTNPTVPNIAGYNDFDAWGVYLKPMYPVTPEFNIYGLLGFSGTYVEGEPGWDLLNDADFSWGGGVSFDVTLNISIFVDYVQLFDDTIGFYSYDYEYEDDIRVDTWNIGINYKF, encoded by the coding sequence ATGATCAAAAAAACAGTGCTTTCCGGCATAACGGTACTTGCATTGGGTACAGCAGCCATTCAGGCTGAAAGTACCTTCTATGACCCGGCTCCGGCATATGCTCCGGGTACAGCAGGACCTTATATCGGTCTTGGATACAGCCGTGCTTCAGTAGATGATAACTATTTTGAATTTTATCCGTACGATGGGTATAGTGTAGATGCCCAGATCGATTTTGATTCTATGATGTTCCAGGCAGGGTATAAGTACAATCCTTATATTGCATTTGAGTTCAGATATTGGATTTCAGTTGGAGATGGTGATATCTCAACAAATCCTACTGTCCCGAATATAGCAGGATATAATGATTTTGATGCCTGGGGTGTTTATCTTAAACCAATGTATCCTGTGACACCTGAATTCAACATCTACGGGCTTCTTGGATTTTCTGGTACCTATGTTGAGGGTGAACCAGGTTGGGATCTCTTGAATGATGCTGATTTTTCCTGGGGTGGAGGTGTGTCATTCGATGTTACACTGAATATTTCCATCTTTGTAGATTATGTACAACTTTTTGATGATACGATAGGTTTTTATAGCTATGATTATGAATATGAGGATGATATTCGTGTAGATACATGGAATATCGGTATCAACTACAAATTCTGA
- the ccsA gene encoding cytochrome c biogenesis protein CcsA: MIKHIFSMKMAVLVLFIFGVSVGVATFIENDYGTQTAQALIYKAKWFELFLAYFTAILIYNILKYKSYKTKPAVFLFHFAFFIIAIGALITRYIGYEGIMHIREGQTTNLMVSDVKLLQVFAQNGDKNASLEKELYFSSMTENHLSESLKVGDKKVKVELVKYLPTASEEVVKDPNGKTMLELKVSAGGQGKIYYFAKGDRKDFGNFYIAYEPVEEKTDKPTFKIMGEPDALKVDFPFMLETLNMNTKQQAELNAGENNMTGRMLYRFADNAVVLKSVKEKVIVKTVSKSIKTKPGKPEFVQLKVSVGDASKIETFRPSKGQVGKVHTLTLDGVKIDMSIGAKVIKLPFSIKLVDFQLERYPGSMTPSSYASEVVLIDKEQNLTKPYRIYMNHILDHRSYRFFQSSYDPDEKGTVLSVNHDPGTWPTYIGYILLMLGMLWSLFIPNGRFQKLLKGARKLQHGAVAILFAVALFMPNHVQAAAPQITPEQKAEISKYTPEHAVKFGELVVQDHQGRMKPMDTIAHDVVAKITGKSSVFGLEPTQVFLGMILQPEIYQNIPMIKIGHKKIALDLGLPEDTKYAKFTDFFSAKDNGYKIFDQVSAASRKKPLEKSQYDKELIKVDERVNVSYMAYQGTLMRIFPKPNDENHKWFAPMDAMKTFPPKEAEKVKMAISAYFIMVSQAIKTGDWKNANLALRGIRKYQKTYGADVLPSKRHVEMEIWYNKLGLFGKLVPVYLLLGIILLIFAFIHVIKPNFPMKWIMRGAWTVLIIAFILHVIGMGIRWYIAGHAPWSNAYESIVFIAASTVLAGIILARKSPFALAGTAILAGVTMGVAHMNFINPEITNLVPVLKSYWLMIHVATIISGDGFLGLGSILSLLVLILFIMRGKEDNANIDRSIKELTNLAEMGLIIGLMLLTVGNFLGGVWANESWGRYWGWDPKETWAAVTILIYATVLHMRFVPKLNDTFIFNVAATWAYSTVLMTYFGVNYYLSGLHSYAAGDPVPIPMWVYYAIAGLAVLTFMAWRNRKMNKHTAA; encoded by the coding sequence ATGATAAAACATATTTTCTCCATGAAAATGGCCGTACTGGTCCTTTTCATTTTTGGTGTCTCTGTAGGTGTCGCAACATTCATTGAGAATGACTACGGTACGCAGACTGCCCAGGCACTTATCTATAAAGCGAAGTGGTTCGAACTCTTTTTGGCTTACTTTACTGCCATCCTCATCTACAATATCCTCAAATACAAATCGTATAAGACCAAACCGGCTGTATTTCTTTTTCACTTTGCCTTTTTTATTATAGCTATAGGTGCGTTGATCACCCGTTATATCGGATATGAAGGCATTATGCATATCCGTGAGGGACAAACCACGAATCTGATGGTGTCCGATGTGAAACTGCTGCAGGTCTTTGCTCAGAATGGTGACAAGAATGCCTCTTTGGAGAAAGAACTCTACTTCTCATCCATGACAGAGAATCATCTATCTGAGAGTTTGAAAGTGGGAGACAAAAAGGTCAAGGTTGAGCTGGTCAAGTATCTACCAACAGCAAGCGAGGAAGTGGTAAAAGACCCCAATGGAAAGACCATGCTTGAACTGAAAGTATCTGCCGGCGGACAGGGAAAGATATACTATTTTGCCAAAGGTGACAGAAAAGATTTCGGAAACTTCTATATTGCATATGAACCTGTGGAAGAAAAAACGGACAAACCGACATTCAAGATCATGGGTGAACCGGATGCATTGAAAGTCGACTTCCCATTCATGCTTGAAACGCTCAATATGAATACGAAGCAGCAGGCTGAACTGAATGCCGGCGAGAATAATATGACAGGAAGAATGCTCTACCGTTTTGCGGATAATGCAGTGGTCTTGAAATCTGTTAAAGAAAAGGTGATCGTCAAAACTGTTTCCAAGAGTATTAAAACAAAACCAGGCAAACCCGAATTCGTTCAGCTGAAGGTCAGTGTCGGTGATGCAAGCAAGATAGAGACTTTCCGGCCTTCCAAAGGGCAGGTAGGCAAAGTACACACCTTGACACTGGATGGTGTAAAGATAGATATGAGTATCGGAGCGAAGGTCATCAAGCTGCCATTCTCTATCAAGCTGGTGGATTTCCAGCTCGAGCGTTACCCGGGTTCCATGACCCCCTCATCGTATGCCAGTGAAGTCGTGCTTATAGACAAAGAACAGAATCTTACCAAACCGTACAGGATCTACATGAACCATATTCTCGACCATAGATCGTATCGTTTCTTCCAGTCTTCCTATGACCCGGATGAAAAAGGAACAGTGCTTTCTGTCAATCATGATCCTGGTACCTGGCCGACCTATATCGGCTATATTCTGTTAATGCTGGGAATGCTATGGAGTCTTTTTATTCCGAACGGTCGTTTCCAGAAGCTCTTGAAGGGTGCACGAAAACTGCAGCATGGTGCTGTAGCGATACTGTTTGCTGTAGCATTGTTCATGCCGAACCATGTTCAGGCCGCTGCACCGCAGATCACACCAGAACAGAAGGCTGAAATATCAAAATACACGCCGGAACATGCTGTCAAATTCGGTGAGCTTGTTGTACAGGATCATCAGGGACGGATGAAACCGATGGATACCATTGCACATGATGTCGTAGCCAAGATCACAGGGAAGAGTTCGGTCTTTGGTCTTGAGCCTACACAGGTCTTTTTGGGGATGATCCTTCAGCCGGAGATCTATCAGAATATTCCGATGATAAAGATAGGGCACAAGAAGATCGCACTCGATCTGGGACTTCCTGAAGATACGAAGTATGCAAAATTCACCGATTTCTTCAGTGCCAAAGATAATGGATACAAGATCTTCGACCAGGTCTCTGCAGCAAGCAGGAAAAAACCGCTTGAAAAGTCACAGTATGACAAAGAGCTCATCAAAGTAGATGAACGTGTCAATGTCTCCTACATGGCATATCAGGGTACGTTGATGCGTATCTTTCCCAAACCGAACGATGAGAACCACAAGTGGTTTGCACCGATGGATGCGATGAAAACCTTCCCACCAAAGGAAGCAGAGAAGGTCAAAATGGCTATTTCTGCCTACTTCATTATGGTTTCCCAGGCAATTAAAACAGGTGACTGGAAAAATGCGAATCTTGCACTCAGAGGAATACGGAAGTATCAGAAAACCTACGGTGCAGATGTCCTGCCGAGCAAAAGACATGTCGAGATGGAGATCTGGTACAACAAGCTTGGCCTCTTTGGCAAACTGGTACCGGTCTATCTGCTCTTGGGTATCATTCTTTTGATCTTTGCCTTTATCCATGTGATCAAACCGAACTTCCCGATGAAGTGGATCATGCGCGGTGCCTGGACGGTATTGATCATTGCATTCATACTGCATGTGATCGGTATGGGTATCCGCTGGTACATCGCAGGACATGCGCCATGGTCGAATGCCTATGAATCCATTGTATTCATTGCGGCATCTACGGTACTTGCCGGTATCATCCTGGCACGCAAGTCTCCTTTCGCACTGGCGGGAACAGCCATTTTGGCCGGTGTGACCATGGGTGTAGCGCATATGAACTTCATCAATCCGGAGATCACCAACCTTGTACCGGTACTTAAATCCTATTGGCTGATGATCCATGTGGCGACCATTATCTCGGGTGACGGTTTCCTCGGACTTGGTTCGATCCTCTCGCTGCTGGTACTCATTCTCTTCATTATGCGGGGTAAAGAGGACAATGCCAATATCGACCGTTCCATCAAAGAGTTGACGAATTTGGCTGAAATGGGTCTTATTATCGGTCTGATGCTTCTGACTGTAGGGAACTTCCTCGGCGGTGTCTGGGCGAATGAAAGCTGGGGACGCTACTGGGGTTGGGACCCCAAAGAGACCTGGGCGGCAGTGACCATTCTGATCTATGCGACCGTACTGCACATGAGATTCGTACCGAAACTCAATGACACATTTATTTTCAATGTGGCAGCTACCTGGGCATATTCCACTGTACTCATGACCTATTTTGGGGTGAACTACTATCTCTCGGGACTGCACTCCTATGCAGCAGGTGATCCGGTGCCGATCCCTATGTGGGTTTATTATGCCATTGCAGGGCTTGCGGTGCTGACCTTCATGGCATGGCGGAACAGGAAGATGAACAAACATACTGCAGCTTAG
- the polA gene encoding DNA polymerase I yields MKTITIIDTFGFFFRSYFALPPLRNSEGFPTGLLTGFINLVDSLHRDHATDYLVFALDSKGPTFRNEVYPEYKANREAPPEDLTKQLPIAIRWVEKMGFANLSKEGFEADDIITTVTKFAREQNMKVKVVSHDKDLYQLIDDEMVVMYDSIKRKEIDEEACVEKFGVRPKDFVDFQAIVGDASDNVPGVKGIGVKGAAKLINEFHTLENIYANIEKCGTPRIQKLLLEYKESAFLSRELVRMRDDVYDALDLSEFVFEEKNYLSCLVDEFEKYEMKRALQKAKVGQNEAGCHDIAPPKPKTPSLTFEAVTLDTREKLNEVIDGLSEETLVAFDTETTGLDTKKDRMVGFSFCTGSDKAYYVPVGHSYLGVEAQVTAEDAVAALEKLMKHKVIGQNLKFDLSLLYNQYAVEEVIPFADTMIMAWLSDPGSKVGLDALAQKFFKYEMKPFKEMVKKGENFSHVNIADATFYAAEDAWMTYLLYGAIKKKMELSSLTHLLKEAKEVEYPFINVLIRMERLGIKVDQGKLERLQKTLSEDLQRLTSEIYALSGSEFNIRSTQQLGVVLFQQIGLKGGKKTKTGYSTNEAVLQSLKGEHPIIGKILEYREYQKMLSTYVEPLLKLAQKDEKSRIYTSFIQTGTATGRLSSKDPNLQNIPVRSALGRSVRDAFIAKEGYKLVSIDYSQIELRLLAHFSKDAALMEAFNKGTDIHMATAVKLFGEEEAQAKRNFAKSVNFGLLYGMGPKKLSDELGITSAEAKEIISNYFASFPTVKNFLEGIQERVKIDGYVETLLKRRRIFDYENANGMQKAAFMRESVNTVFQGSAADLIKLSMNDIDSMIIDESLDAHMLLQIHDELIFEIKEEEVGKISKRFVHVMENVWELEVPLVCSVSVGDSWGELK; encoded by the coding sequence TTGAAAACTATCACAATCATAGATACATTCGGCTTCTTCTTCAGATCTTACTTCGCACTTCCTCCCCTGCGCAATTCAGAGGGCTTCCCTACGGGGCTTTTGACCGGTTTCATCAATCTTGTAGATTCCCTGCACAGAGACCATGCTACGGATTACCTGGTCTTTGCACTCGACAGCAAAGGGCCTACTTTCCGTAATGAGGTCTACCCTGAATACAAGGCGAACCGTGAGGCACCGCCTGAAGACCTGACGAAGCAGCTGCCTATCGCTATCAGATGGGTAGAGAAGATGGGCTTTGCCAACCTCTCCAAAGAGGGGTTCGAAGCGGACGACATCATTACCACGGTCACCAAATTCGCCAGAGAGCAGAACATGAAGGTCAAGGTGGTCTCACATGACAAAGACCTTTATCAACTCATCGATGACGAGATGGTGGTGATGTATGATTCCATCAAAAGAAAAGAGATCGATGAAGAGGCCTGTGTGGAGAAGTTCGGGGTGCGCCCGAAGGATTTCGTTGACTTTCAGGCCATTGTCGGGGATGCTTCGGACAATGTTCCCGGTGTCAAAGGCATCGGCGTCAAAGGGGCTGCCAAACTCATTAACGAGTTCCATACCCTTGAGAATATCTATGCAAACATAGAAAAATGCGGTACACCGCGTATTCAGAAATTGCTTCTCGAATACAAAGAGAGTGCATTCCTCTCACGCGAACTGGTCAGGATGCGTGATGATGTCTATGATGCGCTCGACCTGAGCGAATTCGTTTTTGAAGAGAAGAACTATCTCAGCTGCCTGGTCGATGAATTCGAGAAGTATGAGATGAAGCGGGCATTGCAGAAGGCCAAAGTAGGACAGAATGAAGCCGGTTGTCACGACATTGCACCGCCAAAACCCAAGACACCGTCCCTTACTTTTGAAGCGGTCACTCTTGATACCAGGGAGAAACTGAATGAGGTGATAGATGGTTTGAGTGAAGAAACACTTGTCGCTTTCGATACGGAAACCACAGGACTCGATACGAAAAAAGACAGAATGGTGGGCTTCTCTTTCTGTACAGGCAGTGACAAAGCCTACTATGTGCCTGTGGGGCACAGCTATCTGGGTGTGGAGGCACAGGTCACTGCCGAAGATGCGGTAGCGGCACTTGAAAAACTGATGAAGCACAAGGTCATTGGACAGAACCTGAAGTTCGATCTCTCTTTGCTCTACAATCAGTATGCAGTTGAAGAGGTAATTCCTTTTGCCGATACGATGATCATGGCGTGGCTCTCCGACCCGGGCTCGAAGGTCGGTCTGGATGCGTTGGCACAGAAGTTCTTCAAGTATGAGATGAAGCCCTTTAAAGAGATGGTGAAAAAAGGAGAGAACTTCTCTCATGTCAATATTGCGGATGCTACATTTTATGCTGCAGAGGATGCCTGGATGACGTACTTGCTTTATGGTGCTATCAAAAAGAAGATGGAACTCTCCTCCCTGACACACCTGCTCAAAGAGGCCAAGGAGGTTGAGTATCCTTTCATCAATGTACTGATCCGTATGGAGCGCCTGGGTATCAAGGTGGACCAGGGGAAACTGGAGAGACTTCAAAAGACGCTGAGCGAGGACCTGCAAAGGCTTACCTCCGAGATTTATGCGCTGAGCGGTTCGGAATTCAACATCCGTTCCACACAGCAGCTGGGTGTAGTGCTTTTTCAGCAGATAGGCCTCAAAGGCGGGAAGAAGACCAAGACAGGTTACAGTACCAATGAAGCCGTCCTTCAGTCCCTGAAAGGAGAACATCCGATCATCGGAAAGATACTGGAGTACCGTGAGTACCAGAAAATGCTCTCGACCTATGTCGAACCGTTGTTAAAACTAGCACAGAAAGATGAAAAGAGCCGTATCTATACCTCTTTCATTCAGACGGGGACGGCGACCGGGCGTCTGAGCTCCAAAGATCCGAACCTTCAAAATATTCCTGTACGTTCGGCTCTGGGCCGGTCGGTCAGGGACGCATTCATTGCCAAAGAGGGGTACAAACTGGTCAGTATAGACTACTCGCAGATCGAACTGCGCCTGCTTGCCCACTTCTCCAAAGATGCAGCGCTGATGGAAGCTTTTAACAAGGGTACGGACATTCACATGGCAACGGCTGTCAAGCTCTTTGGGGAGGAAGAGGCGCAGGCAAAGCGTAACTTCGCCAAGTCTGTGAACTTCGGTCTGCTCTACGGTATGGGACCGAAGAAACTTTCGGATGAACTGGGGATCACCTCTGCAGAAGCCAAAGAGATCATCAGTAACTACTTTGCCTCTTTCCCGACGGTCAAGAATTTCCTTGAAGGCATACAGGAGAGAGTGAAGATAGATGGCTATGTGGAAACGCTTCTGAAACGCAGACGAATCTTTGATTATGAGAATGCCAACGGTATGCAGAAGGCCGCGTTCATGAGAGAATCGGTCAACACTGTCTTTCAGGGTTCTGCTGCCGATCTCATCAAACTTTCCATGAACGATATTGATTCGATGATCATCGATGAATCACTGGATGCACATATGCTGCTGCAGATACACGATGAACTGATCTTTGAAATTAAAGAGGAAGAGGTCGGGAAGATCTCAAAACGTTTTGTCCATGTCATGGAGAATGTCTGGGAGCTTGAAGTGCCGCTGGTCTGTTCAGTGAGTGTCGGTGACAGCTGGGGAGAGTTGAAATAG
- the dusB gene encoding tRNA dihydrouridine synthase DusB: MATLDFSKPLYALAPLAGFTDLPFRSVVKKFGVDLTVSEMISSNALVHNSKKTYKMLEKSPVEDPYSIQIAGSDLEVIRRAVEIINEQEGVSVIDLNCGCPAPKVVNNLQGSSLLTDLPQMGKVIETIKKHSNKEYTSVKFRLGFNEKNHVEIAKLCEASGADFIAVHGRTRAGRYKAPVDYDAIREIKESVSIPVIANGDIDTPAKAQWVLEHTGADGVMIGRAAVGKPWIFKQIKEGMEQPSSALIKEVVLEHFDQMIDYYDKYGAIIFRKNLHSYSKAGYKGASIFRDTVNRIEDPKEMREVVEEFFSQKFFYED; the protein is encoded by the coding sequence ATGGCTACACTGGATTTTTCAAAACCCCTCTACGCTTTAGCCCCGCTTGCGGGCTTTACAGACCTTCCTTTCCGCTCAGTTGTCAAGAAATTCGGTGTCGATCTAACCGTCTCTGAAATGATCAGCTCCAACGCACTGGTACACAACAGCAAAAAAACCTACAAGATGCTTGAGAAAAGTCCTGTGGAAGACCCGTACTCCATTCAGATTGCAGGTTCCGACCTTGAAGTGATCAGGCGTGCCGTAGAGATCATCAACGAACAGGAAGGCGTGAGCGTCATAGACCTTAACTGTGGCTGTCCGGCACCCAAAGTGGTCAACAACCTTCAGGGAAGCTCTCTTCTGACAGACCTTCCCCAAATGGGAAAAGTCATAGAGACCATCAAAAAACACTCCAACAAAGAGTACACTTCGGTAAAATTCCGTCTGGGCTTCAATGAAAAGAACCATGTAGAGATCGCAAAACTCTGTGAAGCGAGCGGGGCGGACTTCATTGCTGTGCACGGACGTACACGGGCAGGGCGTTACAAGGCACCTGTAGATTACGATGCTATCAGAGAGATCAAGGAATCCGTCTCCATCCCTGTCATTGCCAATGGGGACATAGACACACCTGCCAAAGCCCAGTGGGTACTGGAACATACCGGTGCAGACGGTGTGATGATCGGCCGTGCCGCAGTGGGGAAGCCCTGGATCTTTAAGCAGATCAAAGAGGGGATGGAACAACCCAGTTCTGCACTCATCAAAGAAGTTGTTCTTGAACACTTTGACCAGATGATCGACTACTACGACAAATACGGGGCGATCATTTTTAGAAAGAATCTGCACTCCTACTCTAAAGCAGGATACAAAGGTGCTTCTATCTTCCGTGATACGGTCAACCGTATAGAGGATCCCAAAGAGATGCGTGAAGTGGTAGAAGAATTCTTTTCACAAAAATTTTTTTATGAGGATTGA
- the uvrA gene encoding excinuclease ABC subunit UvrA, whose protein sequence is MAKKQDMIHVYGAKENNLKNIDISIPKNQLVVITGISGSGKSTLAFSTLYAEGQRRYIESLSSYARQFLGRVGKPDVDKIDGLTPAIAIDQKTTSKNPRSTVGTITEIYDYLRLLFARVGVQHCHHCGKPISSMSAADIIEEVLKLPEGAKLIIMAPLVKEKKGTFADMLESLRHKGYIRAMIDGVMVRLDDEIELSKTKMHTIKVVIDRVVIKEDNRDRIGQDVEKALKESYGEMEIEVLNHEELGLDRKDYHYSEHLACFDCKLSFEPLEPVSFSFNSPKGACPACDGLGIRYAIDLKKVIDPELSIDKGAVKIMYGFNKSYYTKFLNAFCEQNGIDIRKPYGELETHEQKAILYGNGGVVDFTWKRHKLKREWPGVVKFAHDMFKDEKDLSEYMTEKVCDKCQGHRLRPRSLAVKLEGKNIADIIDMPIDESYAYFADRKNFSHLTEQQKLIAESILKELYERLYFLHDVGLGYITLSRDARSISGGEAQRIRIASQIGSGLTGVMYVLDEPSIGLHERDTMKLIRTLNSLKEKGNSVIVVEHDKETILAADYIVDIGPGAGEYGGEIVFAGEAKKLMKAKTLTADYLFGKKNISYSHDKPQKKWIGIKHVTINNIEDLDAKIPLQNFVCITGVSGSGKSSLILQTLLPVARELLNNAKKVNKVDGVEITGLEHLDKVIYLDQSPIGRTPRSNPATYTGIMDEIRKLFAQTKEAELRGYKIGRFSFNVKGGRCEKCQGDGQIKIEMHFLPDVLVSCDACNGTRYNAQTLEVLYKGKSIADVLAMSVGEALEFFKAIPAIASKLKTLTAVGLDYITLGQNATTLSGGEAQRIKLSKELSRKDTGKTLYILDEPTTGLHFADVDRLTGVLHHLVELGNSVVVIEHNLDMVKNADYIIDMGPEGGNKGGLIIATGSPEELAETYEKTGSYTGKYLAKELK, encoded by the coding sequence ATGGCAAAAAAACAAGATATGATACATGTTTATGGGGCAAAAGAGAATAATTTAAAAAATATTGATATAAGTATCCCCAAAAATCAGCTGGTGGTCATTACGGGGATCTCCGGGTCCGGTAAATCGACACTGGCATTCTCCACACTTTATGCGGAAGGACAGAGACGCTACATTGAGTCGCTCTCCTCCTATGCAAGGCAGTTCCTCGGACGTGTGGGCAAACCTGATGTGGACAAGATAGACGGCCTTACGCCTGCGATCGCGATCGATCAGAAGACCACCTCGAAGAATCCGCGTTCTACGGTCGGGACCATTACCGAGATATATGATTATTTAAGACTGCTTTTTGCCCGTGTCGGAGTGCAGCACTGCCATCATTGCGGCAAGCCCATCTCTTCCATGTCTGCTGCCGATATCATCGAAGAGGTGCTCAAACTGCCTGAAGGGGCCAAACTGATCATTATGGCACCTCTGGTCAAAGAGAAGAAGGGTACCTTTGCCGACATGCTGGAGTCTCTCCGACATAAAGGGTATATACGTGCGATGATAGACGGTGTAATGGTGCGTCTGGATGATGAGATCGAACTCTCCAAGACAAAGATGCACACCATTAAAGTGGTCATCGACCGTGTGGTCATCAAGGAGGACAACCGTGACCGTATAGGCCAGGATGTCGAGAAGGCGCTCAAAGAGAGTTACGGCGAGATGGAGATAGAGGTACTCAACCATGAGGAGCTTGGGCTCGATCGCAAGGATTACCACTATTCGGAGCATCTGGCCTGTTTCGACTGTAAACTCAGTTTTGAACCGCTGGAGCCTGTCAGCTTCTCCTTCAACTCGCCCAAGGGCGCCTGTCCCGCCTGTGACGGCCTGGGGATCCGCTATGCGATCGACCTTAAAAAGGTGATAGACCCTGAACTCTCCATCGACAAGGGTGCGGTGAAGATCATGTACGGTTTCAACAAAAGCTACTATACCAAGTTCCTCAACGCTTTCTGCGAACAGAACGGCATCGATATCAGGAAGCCCTACGGAGAACTTGAGACCCATGAACAGAAGGCGATCCTCTACGGCAACGGCGGTGTGGTGGACTTTACCTGGAAGCGCCACAAACTCAAAAGAGAGTGGCCCGGAGTCGTCAAGTTCGCACATGACATGTTCAAAGATGAGAAGGACCTCTCGGAGTATATGACCGAGAAGGTCTGTGACAAATGTCAGGGGCACAGGCTGCGCCCGCGTTCGCTGGCTGTCAAGCTCGAAGGCAAGAATATTGCCGATATCATCGATATGCCCATTGATGAATCGTATGCCTACTTTGCGGACAGGAAGAATTTTTCACACCTTACCGAGCAGCAGAAGCTGATCGCGGAGTCGATCCTCAAAGAGCTGTATGAACGTCTCTACTTCCTGCATGATGTGGGGCTTGGCTACATTACCCTCAGCCGTGATGCACGAAGTATCTCCGGGGGAGAGGCACAGCGTATCCGTATCGCTTCGCAGATCGGTTCGGGGCTGACCGGTGTGATGTACGTGCTCGATGAGCCGAGTATCGGCCTGCATGAACGTGACACGATGAAACTCATCCGTACACTCAACTCTCTCAAAGAGAAAGGCAACTCCGTCATCGTGGTCGAGCATGACAAAGAGACCATCCTTGCAGCCGACTACATTGTCGACATAGGACCCGGTGCGGGGGAATACGGCGGAGAGATCGTCTTTGCAGGCGAGGCGAAAAAGCTGATGAAAGCCAAAACCCTTACCGCGGACTATCTTTTCGGCAAAAAAAATATCTCCTATTCGCATGACAAGCCTCAGAAGAAGTGGATAGGGATCAAGCATGTGACCATTAACAATATTGAAGACCTCGATGCGAAGATACCGCTGCAGAATTTTGTCTGTATCACCGGTGTGAGCGGAAGCGGAAAGTCTTCGCTTATTCTGCAGACACTGCTGCCTGTGGCCAGGGAACTGCTCAACAATGCCAAAAAGGTCAACAAGGTCGATGGTGTGGAGATCACGGGGCTTGAGCATCTCGACAAGGTCATTTACCTCGACCAGAGCCCTATCGGGCGTACACCGCGTTCAAACCCTGCCACCTATACGGGTATTATGGATGAGATACGTAAACTCTTTGCCCAGACCAAAGAGGCGGAACTGCGTGGCTACAAGATAGGGCGATTCTCTTTCAATGTCAAAGGCGGACGCTGTGAGAAGTGCCAGGGGGACGGACAGATCAAGATCGAGATGCATTTCCTGCCCGATGTACTTGTCAGCTGTGATGCCTGTAACGGCACGCGCTACAATGCCCAGACGCTTGAAGTGCTCTACAAGGGCAAGTCCATTGCCGATGTGCTGGCGATGAGTGTGGGAGAGGCATTGGAGTTCTTCAAGGCCATTCCGGCCATTGCCTCAAAACTCAAGACACTGACGGCAGTAGGTCTGGACTATATCACGCTTGGACAGAATGCGACGACACTCTCAGGCGGTGAGGCACAGCGTATCAAGCTGAGCAAAGAACTCAGCCGAAAAGATACGGGCAAAACGCTCTACATTCTCGATGAACCGACCACGGGACTGCATTTTGCCGATGTGGACAGGCTGACGGGTGTACTGCACCACCTTGTCGAACTGGGCAATTCGGTCGTGGTCATCGAACACAACCTCGACATGGTGAAAAATGCGGATTACATTATCGATATGGGGCCGGAAGGCGGGAACAAAGGCGGTTTGATCATCGCTACGGGTTCACCTGAGGAACTGGCCGAAACATACGAAAAGACAGGTTCCTATACCGGTAAATACCTGGCAAAAGAGTTGAAGTAG